A stretch of Aedes aegypti strain LVP_AGWG chromosome 2, AaegL5.0 Primary Assembly, whole genome shotgun sequence DNA encodes these proteins:
- the LOC5578787 gene encoding histone H2A, with amino-acid sequence MSGRGKGGKVRAKAKTRSSRAGLQFPVGRTHRLLRKGNYAERVGAGAPVYLAAVMEYLAAEVLELAGNAARDNKKTRIIPRHLQLAIRNDEELNKLLSGVTIAQGGVLPNIQAVLLPKKTEKKA; translated from the coding sequence ATGTCTGGCCGTGGCAAAGGAGGAAAAGTTAGGGCAAAGGCGAAGACTCGTTCCAGCCGTGCCGGGTTGCAGTTTCCAGTAGGTCGCACTCATCGTCTACTGAGGAAAGGCAATTACGCCGAACGCGTTGGTGCTGGTGCTCCCGTCTATTTGGCTGCGGTGATGGAATATCTGGCCGCTGAAGTTCTCGAGTTGGCAGGAAATGCCGCCCGTGATAACAAGAAAACTAGGATCATCCCCCGTCATTTGCAGTTAGCCATCCGCAATGATGAGGAATTGAATAAACTCTTGTCCGGCGTGACAATTGCTCAGGGCGGAGTGTTGCCGAACATCCAGGCCGTGCTCCTTCCGaagaaaaccgagaaaaagGCCTAA
- the LOC5578788 gene encoding histone H2B codes for MAPKTTEKSAKKSGKAQKSIVKGDKKQRKQRRKESYAIYIYKVLKQVHPDTGVSSKAMSIMNSFVNDIFERIASEASRLAQYNKRSTITSREIQTAVRLLLPGELAKHAVSEGTKAVTKYTSSK; via the coding sequence ATGGCACCGAAAACTACTGAAAAATCTGCGAAGAAGTCTGGCAAGGCACAGAAAAGCATCGTAAAGGGAGATAAGAAACAAAGGAAGCAACGCCGCAAGGAAAGCTACGCCATCTACATTTACAAGGTGCTGAAACAGGTCCACCCGGACACCGGAGTTTCATCGAAGGCCATGAGTATCATGAACAGCTTCGTCAACGACATCTTCGAGCGGATCGCTTCTGAGGCCTCACGTTTGGCTCAATACAACAAGCGTTCGACGATAACCTCTCGTGAAATTCAGACCGCTGTCCGTCTGTTGTTGCCGGGTGAATTGGCCAAACACGCCGTTTCGGAAGGTACCAAGGCCGTCACCAAGTACACGAGCTCTAAGTAA
- the LOC5578785 gene encoding histone H4, which produces MTGRGKGGKGLGKGGAKRHRKVLRDNIQGITKPAIRRLARRGGVKRISGLIYEETRGVLKVFLENVIRDAVTYTEHAKRKTVTAMDVVYALKRQGRTLYGFGG; this is translated from the coding sequence ATGACTGGCCGCGGCAAAGGAGGCAAAGGTCTAGGAAAGGGAGGCGCCAAACGTCATCGTAAGGTACTGCGTGATAACATCCAGGGTATAACGAAGCCCGCTATTCGTCGTCTGGCCCGCCGTGGTGGGGTCAAGCGTATTTCCGGTCTGATCTACGAGGAAACACGAGGCGTACTGAAGGTGTTTTTGGAAAACGTTATCCGTGATGCCGTCACCTATACGGAACATGCCAAGCGCAAGACAGTCACCGCCATGGATGTGGTTTACGCTCTGAAGCGCCAAGGACGCACACTGTACGGTTTCGGAGGTTAA
- the LOC5578786 gene encoding histone H3, giving the protein MARTKQTARKSTGGKAPRKQLATKAARKSAPATGGVKKPHRYRPGTVALREIRRYQKSTELLIRKLPFQRLVREIAQDFKTDLRFQSSAVMALQEASEAYLVGLFEDTNLCAIHAKRVTIMPKDIQLARRIRGERA; this is encoded by the coding sequence ATGGCCCGTACCAAGCAGACCGCTCGTAAGTCCACCGGAGGAAAGGCTCCCCGTAAACAGCTGGCCACCAAAGCCGCTCGTAAGAGCGCtccagccaccggaggagtaAAGAAGCCCCATCGCTACCGGCCGGGAACTGTCGCcctgcgtgagatccgtcgtTACCAGAAGTCGACCGAACTTTTAATCCGCAAGCTACCATTCCAACGCCTGGTCCGAGAGATTGCCCAGGATTTCAAGACCGATCTAcgcttccagagctcggccgtaaTGGCTCTGCAGGAAGCCAGTGAAGCATATCTAGTTGGCCTGTTCGAAGATACTAATCTGTGTGCCATCCATGCTAAGCGCGTAACGATCATGCCAAAGGACATTCAACTGGCCCGTCGCATTCGCGGAGAACGtgcttaa